From Mustelus asterias chromosome 5, sMusAst1.hap1.1, whole genome shotgun sequence, a single genomic window includes:
- the LOC144493626 gene encoding CCN family member 2-like — MFVGVKNMKFAPLLLLGLAHLVSAADECRVPCNCPQQPPLCPPGVSLTTDGCGCCSVCAKQAGEVCTRRQPCDLHKGLYCDFGSAAYSTVGVCAAKEGAPCLFDGVVYRNGETFQSGCKYKCTCLDGSIGCVPVCSVAIRLASPDCPMPRKVKVPGKCCEEWVCEQPRHQTMVGPALAAYREEATYGPDPSMFRANCLVQTTEWSACSKTCGMGISSRVTNDNRECRLEKQTRLCMVRPCEMDMTNTIKKGKRCIRTPKVYRPTKFEFSGCTSVKSYKAKFCGVCTDGRCCTPHRTATLSVEFKCPDGQLMKKKMMFIKTCACHYNCPMDNDVFQSLYYRKMMGDMA, encoded by the exons ATGTTTGTCGGAGTGAAGAATATGAAGTTTGCACCATTATTGCTGCTGGGACTGGCTCATTTG GTATCTGCTGCTGATGAGTGCCGGGTTCCCTGTAACTGCCCCCAGCAGCCGCCCCTCTGCCCTCCCGGAGTCTCTCTGACCACGGACGGCTGCGGCTGTTGCAGTGTCTGCGCCAAGCAAGCGGGCGAGGTGTGTACTCGCCGCCAGCCCTGCGACCTCcacaagggcctgtactgcgacTTCGGATCGGCCGCATACAGCACAGTGGGAGTCTGTGCAG CTAAAGAAGGGGCTCCTTGCTTGTTTGATGGTGTTGTGTACCGGAATGGTGAGACCTTTCAAAGTGGATGCAAGTACAAGTGCACCTGTCTGGATGGTTCCATCGGCTGTGTCCCTGTCTGCAGTGTGGCGATCCGCTTAGCTAGTCCAGACTGCCCCATGCCCAGGAAGGTTAAAGTGCCTGGCAAGTGCTGTGAAGAATGGGTCTGTGAGCAACCCAGGCACCAGACCATGGTTGGACCTGCACTTGCAG CTTACAGAGAAGAAGCCACCTAtggtcctgatccctccatgttcCGTGCCAACTGTCTTGTACAGACCACTGAATGGAGTGCCTGCTCCAAGACTTGTGGAATGGGCATCTCCAGCCGGGTGACTAATGACAACAGAGAGTGCAGACTGGAGAAACAGACCAGGCTTTGCATGGTCAGGCCTTGTGAAATGGATATGACCAATACCATTAAG AAAGGCAAAAGATGTATCCGCACTCCAAAGGTTTACAGACCTACCAAGTTTGAATTTTCTGGCTGTACCAGTGTGAAGTCCTACAAAGCCAAATTCTGTGGTGTGTGCACTGATGGACGATGCTGCACCCCTCACAGAACAGCTACTCTCTCCGTCGAGTTCAAATGTCCTGATGGCCAACttatgaagaagaagatgatgttCATCAAGACCTGTGCCTGCCACTATAACTGCCCCATGGACAATGATGTATTTCAGTCCTTGTATTACAGGAAAATGATGGGTGACATGGCATAA